From Cecembia calidifontis, one genomic window encodes:
- a CDS encoding DUF4932 domain-containing protein gives MSRFLATNLTLLMILVGVFGTENHLSAQRLPSAMLSEHHQIQLRVSPQVELISILQSIGNYPEILPFLVSAQEFSYRQRALEHFGPFSGHAAVKMFDRLSAQPRKLNFNAPSYIMLFTNQVLQLRNDIELDEFVLNRIDGQDSLLVFLDLLKDFVEVSGFSDFFSQNEKYYFQTIDQAKDQIGDFNFIRELEDFYGQSQHSYHIVLVSLYPALGFGNSLLRHDGKREIYNVMGAGSIKEDIPFFGDEIHFRYMIRHEFSHPFVNPLTEMHRDKIMPYSENFESLPENARQHVCGEWEECINEFIIRAITTWLARQECESLGDWAYQREKSRGVPYLDELLEKIDAYQNNRKQYPTLQEYYPELLKIFMNPNH, from the coding sequence ATGTCAAGATTCCTTGCAACAAACTTGACACTTCTAATGATTTTGGTGGGGGTTTTTGGAACTGAAAATCATCTTTCAGCCCAAAGGCTCCCATCAGCCATGCTATCAGAACATCATCAAATTCAACTACGGGTCAGCCCACAGGTAGAACTGATATCTATTTTACAATCCATTGGAAATTATCCTGAAATATTACCTTTTTTGGTTTCCGCACAGGAATTTTCCTATCGCCAACGTGCCTTAGAACATTTTGGTCCTTTTTCTGGGCATGCCGCTGTAAAGATGTTTGACAGGCTTAGTGCGCAACCCAGGAAACTCAATTTTAATGCTCCTTCTTATATCATGCTCTTTACCAATCAGGTTTTACAGCTGAGAAATGATATTGAACTGGATGAATTTGTGCTTAACCGCATCGATGGACAAGACTCTTTGCTGGTATTCCTGGACCTGCTCAAGGATTTTGTAGAAGTTTCTGGATTTAGTGATTTTTTCAGCCAAAACGAAAAATACTATTTTCAGACCATTGATCAGGCCAAAGACCAAATTGGAGATTTCAACTTTATCCGTGAATTGGAGGATTTTTATGGACAATCCCAACATTCCTACCATATTGTCCTGGTCTCCCTTTATCCCGCTCTGGGATTTGGGAATTCCTTGTTAAGGCATGATGGAAAAAGGGAGATTTACAATGTGATGGGAGCAGGGTCAATTAAAGAGGATATCCCCTTTTTTGGGGATGAAATCCATTTCAGATATATGATCCGCCATGAGTTCAGCCATCCTTTTGTCAATCCACTTACTGAAATGCATCGAGATAAGATAATGCCCTATTCCGAAAATTTCGAGTCTTTGCCTGAAAATGCCCGACAGCATGTTTGTGGGGAATGGGAGGAGTGCATCAATGAGTTTATTATCCGGGCCATTACCACCTGGCTGGCCCGACAGGAATGTGAAAGCCTGGGAGACTGGGCTTACCAAAGAGAAAAAAGCAGAGGAGTGCCCTATTTAGATGAACTGCTGGAAAAAATCGATGCCTATCAAAACAATAGGAAGCAATATCCCACACTCCAAGAGTATTATCCAGAGCTTTTGAAAATCTTTATGAATCCAAATCATTGA
- a CDS encoding alpha/beta fold hydrolase has product MDTIQLEYSIRGKKNKETLLFVHGAGGSMIQFHQQQEFFSAQYKVVLVSLRGHGDSPKPSPNTTDQYALNLFAADIIQLIKDIDLEHIHFVGNSAGGVIGFEVVSQMPEKFLSLTTFGTTGQMKFPKFLAPVFRGFDALMLRYFKNWYLNLMASQTALNEEAKETCLQMFEKAVAAIPHFRYNLVNYDFTGFIAQCPVPYTLIRCEFDKGINGMLKSTLKAMGANPSAKVIELKGVGHVGNLDDPVAFNNCLKDILNKLV; this is encoded by the coding sequence ATGGACACCATTCAACTTGAATACAGCATTAGGGGAAAAAAGAACAAAGAGACCCTTCTTTTTGTACATGGGGCGGGGGGAAGCATGATCCAGTTTCACCAACAACAGGAATTTTTCTCTGCCCAATACAAGGTAGTGTTGGTTTCCCTTAGGGGACATGGGGATTCTCCAAAACCCTCACCAAACACCACTGATCAATATGCCTTAAACCTCTTTGCCGCGGATATCATCCAATTGATCAAAGACATTGATTTGGAGCATATCCATTTTGTAGGCAATTCTGCCGGAGGGGTGATAGGGTTTGAAGTAGTCAGTCAAATGCCTGAAAAATTCTTAAGCCTGACCACATTTGGCACTACGGGACAAATGAAATTCCCCAAATTTTTGGCTCCGGTATTCAGAGGTTTTGATGCCTTGATGCTCCGATATTTTAAAAATTGGTACCTGAATTTGATGGCATCCCAAACGGCCCTGAATGAGGAAGCCAAAGAAACATGCTTGCAAATGTTTGAAAAGGCAGTGGCTGCTATACCCCATTTCAGGTATAATTTGGTAAATTATGATTTCACTGGATTTATTGCGCAGTGTCCTGTCCCATATACCCTGATCCGATGTGAGTTTGACAAGGGAATCAACGGCATGTTAAAATCAACGCTAAAGGCCATGGGAGCCAATCCATCAGCAAAGGTGATTGAATTAAAGGGCGTGGGCCATGTGGGCAACCTCGACGATCCTGTGGCTTTCAATAATTGCTTAAAGGACATCTTGAACAAGCTAGTATGA
- a CDS encoding alpha/beta fold hydrolase: protein MKKGIISSTYGDIYYELSGIGPGPTLVLIHGVGMDHLTFQEQLVSLERHYRILVWDLPGHGNSSLKNYQKRFTELSAESLNELMEGLQISKAVLVGQSLGSMIAQYFLLKYPEKVVAVIHAPGIELKSHVGKWAKWMVPIFLFLMGLIPEKMFCKSFGKHRAEKKEVQDYLAISIGKIGKKLALKITADMCYDLIDSSPQTPKVPLLMLYGEKDLGFIKNASKAWHKKEPSSHCVEIASANHIANQDNPEDFNRALRVFLEGL, encoded by the coding sequence ATGAAGAAAGGAATCATTTCAAGCACTTACGGAGATATCTATTATGAACTGTCAGGTATAGGTCCTGGTCCTACTTTGGTGCTTATTCATGGGGTTGGTATGGATCATTTGACTTTTCAAGAACAGCTTGTATCCTTAGAGCGGCATTACAGGATTTTGGTTTGGGATTTGCCGGGTCATGGCAATTCCTCCTTAAAAAATTACCAGAAGCGTTTTACTGAATTGTCAGCAGAAAGTTTGAATGAGTTGATGGAAGGCCTTCAGATTTCCAAAGCCGTTTTGGTTGGACAGTCATTAGGAAGTATGATTGCCCAGTATTTTTTACTCAAATATCCTGAAAAAGTCGTGGCTGTGATCCATGCACCTGGAATAGAACTGAAATCCCATGTTGGCAAATGGGCCAAATGGATGGTTCCTATTTTTCTCTTTTTGATGGGTTTGATTCCCGAGAAGATGTTCTGCAAATCTTTTGGGAAACACAGGGCAGAAAAGAAGGAAGTTCAGGATTATTTAGCCATTAGTATAGGGAAAATTGGTAAGAAGCTGGCATTGAAAATCACTGCTGACATGTGTTACGATTTGATCGATTCTTCACCCCAAACCCCTAAGGTTCCCCTTTTGATGCTTTACGGGGAAAAAGATTTGGGTTTTATCAAAAATGCTTCCAAAGCTTGGCATAAAAAGGAGCCATCCAGCCATTGTGTAGAAATCGCTAGTGCCAACCATATTGCCAATCAGGACAATCCTGAGGATTTTAACCGTGCATTGAGAGTTTTTTTGGAAGGCCTGTAA
- a CDS encoding CPBP family intramembrane glutamic endopeptidase, with amino-acid sequence MKLKKFYLGISLFFLGLLGILSMLTVDIPLPEEMQSILEEQFTPSQIQWLLLINPTIIMLIAVIVGVLLYQKINLSIPIFEKWLGLKEDFPQTREILVYGIVGGLLTGVVLSLFGLIGRVLIPSEFEQLTANIQLTLAARFLYGGITEEILMRFGLMTFLVWIASKISKGTKPSIYWLGIILAALIFAVGHFPMVFQVIGNPSPIMIGYVLLGNSIGGLVFGWLYWKKGLESAFLAHMFAHVGMVVLEKIFL; translated from the coding sequence ATGAAGTTAAAAAAGTTTTATCTCGGAATCAGTTTATTTTTCCTTGGGCTTTTGGGTATTTTGTCCATGTTGACTGTGGATATCCCTTTACCGGAGGAAATGCAATCCATTTTGGAGGAACAGTTTACCCCCTCCCAAATTCAATGGCTGCTATTGATCAATCCCACCATTATCATGTTGATAGCCGTTATAGTGGGAGTCCTGCTTTACCAAAAGATTAACCTGAGTATTCCCATTTTTGAAAAATGGCTGGGCCTTAAAGAAGATTTCCCTCAAACCCGTGAAATACTAGTGTATGGGATTGTTGGGGGACTGCTAACCGGTGTTGTTTTGAGTTTGTTTGGGCTGATTGGTAGGGTGCTGATTCCTTCAGAATTTGAGCAGCTCACCGCAAACATTCAACTGACATTGGCCGCCAGGTTCCTATACGGCGGCATCACGGAAGAAATCCTGATGCGTTTTGGTTTGATGACCTTCCTGGTATGGATCGCTTCTAAAATTTCCAAAGGGACGAAGCCTTCAATCTATTGGTTAGGGATCATTTTGGCTGCACTTATTTTTGCTGTCGGGCATTTCCCCATGGTTTTCCAGGTTATAGGAAATCCAAGTCCGATCATGATTGGCTATGTGCTTCTTGGTAACTCCATAGGCGGTTTGGTTTTTGGTTGGCTTTATTGGAAAAAAGGCCTGGAAAGTGCATTTCTGGCACATATGTTCGCACATGTTGGCATGGTGGTTCTTGAAAAAATATTCCTATGA
- a CDS encoding type II CAAX endopeptidase family protein, translated as MKTAVSNHKSIPIRFFVVTFLWSWLLWLPFVLGGLDIWDWDATLRSNLSMPAIILGAFGPGVAAVFSIKTLQGKSAVKPFLRSFFSFNFGWKVWGIIFGAMGLANFLAWYIPGFFGYERLSMLLPTIFVFPIYWLLMVFFGGGQEEIGWRGYIMPILESRFGVWLGNTILGIIWTLWHVPLWFIPDSFQVFMPFPAFLIGCIGLSFFFSWVVKVSNHKPLSALMAHGTSNAMLPVFPSLVLATGVFQIHFWILEILYFIIGMIAMLSLKKQ; from the coding sequence ATGAAGACAGCGGTATCAAATCATAAATCCATTCCTATCCGGTTCTTTGTGGTTACCTTTTTATGGTCCTGGCTGCTTTGGTTGCCCTTTGTTTTGGGTGGATTGGACATTTGGGACTGGGATGCAACCCTCAGAAGCAATTTGAGTATGCCTGCGATTATCCTGGGCGCATTTGGTCCAGGGGTTGCTGCGGTTTTTTCCATCAAAACCCTTCAAGGGAAGTCAGCAGTCAAACCCTTTCTTCGGTCTTTTTTCTCCTTCAATTTTGGCTGGAAAGTTTGGGGAATCATTTTTGGGGCGATGGGCCTTGCCAATTTTCTGGCATGGTATATTCCTGGATTTTTCGGCTATGAACGTTTGTCGATGCTTTTGCCCACAATTTTTGTTTTCCCGATTTATTGGCTGTTGATGGTATTTTTTGGTGGAGGTCAGGAAGAAATCGGTTGGCGCGGTTACATCATGCCTATTTTGGAATCCAGATTTGGGGTTTGGCTGGGCAATACCATCTTGGGAATCATTTGGACTTTGTGGCATGTTCCGCTTTGGTTTATTCCTGATTCCTTTCAGGTATTTATGCCTTTTCCTGCCTTTCTGATTGGATGCATCGGACTTTCCTTCTTTTTCTCCTGGGTAGTGAAAGTTTCCAACCACAAGCCCTTATCAGCCCTGATGGCCCATGGTACCTCCAATGCGATGTTGCCCGTTTTTCCAAGTTTGGTGCTCGCTACTGGTGTATTTCAGATCCACTTTTGGATCTTGGAAATTTTGTATTTTATAATTGGTATGATTGCCATGTTATCCCTTAAGAAACAATGA
- a CDS encoding S41 family peptidase, which yields MRQSQIFLSLLGLIMMIGIISCEEILAPRAPEASPRAVFEHLWNDVHNRYSFFEEKQIDWVAVRQQYSPLIHENMAPDALFDVLGDMLGELQDGHVNLLSTFNRSRNWSWFEDFPLFYDQQLIEEVYLGTTFRIIGPLYAQTVENMLYVNYRSFERTLTTQHMDEIVRLMQFHDGLIIDVRSNGGGNLQNALNIASRFIEQEVTYARQRFKKGPGRADFTPWADLRISPHSGDKYLGKVAVLTNRRSYSTTTFFAQMMRTLPQARLFGDQTGGGGGIPVYAELPNGWTYRFSGSQTVDLDGVQLEFGVQADQFLENPMSIVEGKDRVIEEAIVWLKAPL from the coding sequence ATGAGACAGTCCCAAATTTTCTTAAGCTTATTAGGGCTGATAATGATGATAGGGATTATTTCCTGTGAAGAAATTCTTGCTCCAAGAGCCCCAGAGGCCAGTCCAAGGGCTGTATTTGAACATTTATGGAACGATGTCCATAATAGGTACAGTTTTTTTGAAGAAAAACAGATAGATTGGGTGGCGGTAAGACAACAATACAGTCCCTTGATCCATGAAAATATGGCTCCTGATGCGCTATTTGATGTGTTGGGGGATATGCTTGGAGAACTGCAGGACGGGCATGTCAATTTATTGAGCACTTTTAACCGTTCCCGAAATTGGAGTTGGTTTGAAGATTTTCCTTTGTTTTATGACCAGCAGTTGATTGAGGAGGTTTACCTGGGGACGACTTTCAGGATCATCGGTCCCTTGTATGCACAGACCGTGGAAAACATGTTGTATGTCAATTACAGGTCTTTTGAACGCACTTTAACCACACAGCACATGGATGAGATCGTCCGCCTGATGCAGTTTCATGATGGCCTGATCATTGATGTTCGGAGTAATGGGGGAGGGAATTTGCAAAATGCACTCAATATAGCCTCTCGTTTCATTGAGCAGGAAGTCACTTATGCCAGACAACGTTTTAAGAAAGGGCCTGGAAGAGCTGATTTTACACCATGGGCAGATCTTAGGATTTCTCCTCATTCCGGAGATAAGTACTTGGGGAAGGTTGCTGTCCTGACCAACCGACGTTCCTACAGCACCACCACTTTTTTTGCGCAGATGATGCGGACCTTGCCTCAGGCACGGCTGTTCGGCGATCAGACAGGTGGAGGGGGAGGCATTCCAGTTTATGCAGAGTTGCCCAATGGCTGGACTTACCGATTTTCTGGTAGTCAAACTGTGGACCTTGATGGAGTGCAGCTTGAATTTGGGGTACAGGCCGATCAGTTTTTAGAAAATCCTATGAGTATTGTTGAAGGAAAGGACCGGGTGATTGAAGAGGCTATTGTTTGGTTAAAAGCTCCTTTGTAG
- a CDS encoding lycopene cyclase family protein, translated as MSNTFDYIVAGSGLAGLSFLYRLLKDESLQHKNILVIDASQKTQNDRTWCFWEKEAGPFESLVSHQWETLQFFSPQVSKEFKMKAYRYKMIQSGDFYSHVLDFIKGFSNVTFVQEQILEIVEEGEKAVVKTEKGRYSADYVFNSTSLFYPKMTEENTLLQHFLGWYIQTDKPVFNPKVGTLMDFTLPQTHGTTFIYVLPTSENLALVEYTLFTERLLKEEEYEAALKRYIKDKLGIGSYEITHSEFGVIPMSLARFPAHLGKNKRIVNIGTAGGYTKPSTGYTFQFVQKHIAQILEQLGQNQSPVVSLSFREKMFEWYDRTLLDVLLTKSLSGEQIFSSLFKRVDPERILAFLANESGFWEEFKIRNSVPQFPFVFSGMKQLLGLGKK; from the coding sequence ATGTCCAATACATTCGATTATATAGTTGCCGGTTCCGGATTGGCCGGGTTGAGTTTCCTGTATCGCCTGCTGAAGGATGAAAGCTTACAGCATAAAAATATCCTGGTCATCGATGCCTCCCAGAAAACCCAAAATGACCGTACCTGGTGCTTTTGGGAAAAGGAAGCAGGGCCATTTGAATCCTTGGTCTCCCACCAATGGGAAACCTTGCAGTTTTTCTCGCCACAGGTTTCCAAGGAATTTAAAATGAAGGCATACCGCTACAAAATGATCCAATCTGGTGATTTTTATAGCCATGTGCTGGATTTTATCAAAGGTTTCTCCAATGTCACCTTTGTTCAGGAACAAATCCTTGAGATAGTGGAAGAAGGGGAAAAAGCGGTGGTTAAAACCGAAAAGGGGAGATATTCAGCGGATTATGTATTCAACTCCACCTCCCTTTTTTATCCCAAAATGACCGAAGAAAATACCTTATTGCAGCATTTTTTGGGTTGGTATATCCAAACAGATAAGCCGGTTTTTAATCCAAAAGTAGGTACTCTCATGGACTTTACCTTGCCACAGACCCATGGGACAACCTTTATATATGTATTGCCAACGTCTGAAAATTTGGCTTTGGTAGAGTACACTTTGTTTACCGAAAGGCTGCTGAAAGAAGAAGAATATGAAGCCGCACTGAAGCGCTATATCAAAGACAAGTTGGGGATAGGGAGTTATGAGATTACCCATTCCGAATTTGGGGTAATTCCCATGTCTTTGGCCAGATTTCCAGCTCATTTGGGGAAAAACAAACGTATTGTCAATATCGGAACAGCAGGTGGCTACACCAAACCCAGTACAGGTTATACCTTTCAGTTTGTACAGAAACATATCGCTCAGATACTGGAGCAGCTTGGACAAAATCAATCTCCTGTTGTTTCCCTTTCATTTAGGGAAAAAATGTTTGAATGGTACGACAGGACTTTATTGGATGTGCTGCTGACCAAAAGCCTAAGTGGGGAACAGATTTTTTCGAGCTTATTTAAGCGGGTGGATCCTGAGCGTATTTTGGCCTTTTTAGCCAATGAAAGCGGCTTTTGGGAAGAATTTAAAATCCGGAACAGCGTTCCCCAATTCCCCTTTGTCTTTTCAGGAATGAAACAGTTGTTGGGCTTGGGGAAGAAGTGA
- a CDS encoding DJ-1/PfpI family protein: protein MSKLQVAILLFDEVEVLDFAGPFEVFSVTAQLSGYQNLEVKTVGKNKSLIHAKNGLQVMPDLAISELDQVDILVIPGGDGSRTVIRDSKLMDWINQMIQKAQTVFTVCSGARILAKLGHLREQRFTTHHEVFEDLMAMEPSAIPDKSARFVDNGKFMTAAGVAAGIDLSLYVVEIYFGEEVMKKTARYMEYEGK, encoded by the coding sequence ATGTCCAAACTTCAAGTAGCCATTCTACTTTTTGATGAGGTTGAGGTGCTGGATTTTGCAGGGCCTTTTGAGGTTTTTTCTGTTACTGCCCAACTCTCCGGTTACCAAAACCTGGAAGTAAAAACTGTGGGCAAAAACAAATCCCTCATCCATGCAAAAAATGGTTTACAGGTGATGCCCGACCTGGCAATCAGTGAACTTGATCAAGTGGATATTTTGGTAATTCCCGGTGGGGATGGAAGTAGGACAGTCATCCGGGATTCCAAACTCATGGATTGGATAAACCAAATGATCCAAAAAGCTCAAACAGTCTTCACCGTTTGTAGTGGTGCACGCATTCTGGCCAAACTGGGGCATCTCAGGGAACAAAGATTTACCACACACCACGAAGTTTTTGAAGATTTAATGGCAATGGAACCTAGCGCTATTCCTGATAAAAGTGCCCGGTTTGTAGACAATGGAAAATTTATGACTGCCGCAGGTGTTGCTGCCGGCATAGATCTTTCGCTTTATGTGGTGGAAATATATTTTGGTGAAGAGGTAATGAAGAAGACAGCGAGATATATGGAATATGAGGGGAAGTGA
- a CDS encoding nucleoside triphosphate pyrophosphohydrolase family protein — translation MQDPKSLTSVAEFHKTFQHPILPEPMVPDAKRCELRVSLIAEELKELEEGIQNGDIVEIADALCDIQYVLAGAVLEFGLADKFKELFDEVQRSNMSKACKTEEEAQATVSHYKSQGVDCFYEQVEDLYLVYREGDRKTLKSIFYSPADLKGILSK, via the coding sequence ATGCAAGATCCCAAGAGCCTTACTTCTGTCGCTGAATTCCACAAAACTTTCCAACATCCAATTTTACCTGAACCCATGGTTCCTGATGCCAAAAGATGTGAGCTGAGGGTTTCCCTGATTGCCGAAGAACTCAAGGAACTGGAAGAAGGCATCCAAAATGGAGATATTGTGGAAATCGCCGATGCCTTGTGTGATATTCAGTATGTCCTGGCTGGTGCCGTACTGGAATTTGGTCTGGCGGATAAATTCAAGGAACTTTTTGATGAGGTTCAGCGCTCCAATATGAGCAAGGCATGTAAAACTGAAGAAGAAGCCCAGGCAACAGTCTCACATTACAAAAGTCAGGGCGTGGATTGCTTTTATGAGCAGGTTGAAGACCTTTATTTGGTTTATCGTGAAGGGGATAGGAAAACCCTGAAATCCATATTTTATTCCCCTGCTGATCTGAAAGGCATACTCTCCAAATAA